A stretch of DNA from Cloacibacillus sp.:
ATCATGCTCGGCTAAGAATTTGAAAACCGCCTCCCCTATAGTATTCAAGAAACGAAGTCCCTCCACGTCGCTTTTAAGTTTTGTCGTCATGACCGCTATTATGTATCTCTTCTGTTTAGGTGTGGTAATAATCCCCACGTTGTGCATTGTTCCCGGTATATGGCCCGTTTTATGAGCAAAATTGAATATATCGGGCATATACTGGGAAAGATAGTTCTTATCACACTGCCCAGCTAAAATCTTTAGCATCTCTTCCCCTATTCTTGAACCACTTTTTTCCTTGTCCAACATCAACATAATCATTTTTACAGACTCATTGGGGGTCGTATAATTTTCAAGGCCTTTAGATTGGGTTTCAAAGTCAAGAAACTTTCTCCTCAAAACAGTATGCTTCAAACCACATTTCCTTATATCTGAATTAATATTCTCCATGCCAGCCAGGCGGATAAGCATGTTGGAAGCCAGATTATCGCTGAGATCTATCATCAAGCGGCATAAATCTCCAACGGCATACTCAGAAGCGGTCAAGGGATGGTGCTGGGCATCGAACTCGCCAAACATATCTCCCTCTTGAACGGAAATAGGATCTGAAAGTGCGACCTCGCCACGCTCAACTTTCTGCATCACAGACCAAAGGATTGGCAACTTGATAATGCTGGCCGCCGGCATGACCTTATCCGCCTCCAGTTCAAAATCGTAGGCGGCGCGCCCATCCAGAGACCTAAAGATTACGCTTACCTCTCCATCCAATGAACTAATACTCTTCTCAAAAATCTCCCTCATGTTACCCCCACCTTCTTATATAAAAATAAAAAAACCAGCATACACTGGCACTTCTCGTGAAGTACCAATATATGCTGGATTTCTAGATCCCCGCTGTTTGTAAGCTACAAACAGGCCAATCTCAGAAGCAGCGAGTATTCAATTATCACATCCAATAATACTCTTACCATCCTATATTATCGTTAAAAAACAGTTCAGTATGCAACTAACGTTAATTTATTATAGCAATTATAGAGAAA
This window harbors:
- a CDS encoding serine hydrolase, with the protein product MREIFEKSISSLDGEVSVIFRSLDGRAAYDFELEADKVMPAASIIKLPILWSVMQKVERGEVALSDPISVQEGDMFGEFDAQHHPLTASEYAVGDLCRLMIDLSDNLASNMLIRLAGMENINSDIRKCGLKHTVLRRKFLDFETQSKGLENYTTPNESVKMIMLMLDKEKSGSRIGEEMLKILAGQCDKNYLSQYMPDIFNFAHKTGHIPGTMHNVGIITTPKQKRYIIAVMTTKLKSDVEGLRFLNTIGEAVFKFLAEHDG